A single Aspergillus chevalieri M1 DNA, chromosome 3, nearly complete sequence DNA region contains:
- a CDS encoding IspD/TarI family cytidylyltransferase (InterPro:IPR029044,IPR034683,IPR001228;~PFAM:PF01128,PF12804;~go_function: GO:0050518 - 2-C-methyl-D-erythritol 4-phosphate cytidylyltransferase activity [Evidence IEA];~go_function: GO:0070567 - cytidylyltransferase activity [Evidence IEA];~go_process: GO:0008299 - isoprenoid biosynthetic process [Evidence IEA]) encodes MSVHRESVTLGVVIPAAGRGTRSGESCPKSYRRIGGDSALNRVIRLYRSWNKECPIVIVHHADNAALLEASIYRDANVYTAVGGVERQESILRGLRFLSRMERSPSHVFIHCAARPFTTVRLLDSLLESLIQYPTMGVSPAIPVVDTLKQIDSNGFISTTVPRDGIFRGQTPQGFDLKTILELHEQAAIMGKLFTDDSCLFEDAGLPVRVVRGDPQNMKLTYYADFEEADRFLRGYRSPGMEFDVGVGHGCVTHEFAPGEEIPSLL; translated from the coding sequence ATGTCCGTACACAGGGAATCAGTCACTCTTGGCGTCGTGATTCCGGCTGCTGGCCGAGGCACACGCTCCGGCGAAAGCTGTCCGAAATCATATCGGCGTATTGGGGGTGATTCTGCGCTGAATCGCGTTATCAGACTCTACCGATCATGGAATAAAGAGTGTCCCATTGTCATTGTTCACCATGCTGACAATGCCGCTCTGCTTGAGGCCTCCATCTACCGGGACGCCAATGTGTACACCGCAGTCGGGGGTGTCGAGCGACAAGAATCGATCCTTCGCGGCTTGCGCTTTCTTTCTAGAATGGAGAGGTCCCCATCGCACGTCTTCATCCATTGTGCAGCCCGACCGTTCACCACTGTCCGTCTACTCGACAGCCTTCTGGAATCCCTAATCCAATATCCAACCATGGGTGTGAGTCCAGCGATTCCCGTCGTTGACACCCTGAAGCAGATTGATTCAAATGGATTTATCTCAACTACTGTTCCACGAGACGGTATTTTCCGTGGCCAGACTCCCCAAGGATTCGACTTGAAGACGATTTTAGAGCTTCATGAGCAGGCGGCCATCATGGGCAAACTATTCACGGACGATTCATGCCTTTTCGAAGATGCTGGTTTACCTGTGCGGGTTGTGCGTGGGGATCCCCAGAACATGAAGCTGACCTATTATGCCGATTTTGAAGAGGCGGATCGCTTCTTACGGGGGTATCGTTCGCCGGGCATGGAATTTGATGTTGGAGTTGGTCACGGCTGTGTCACGCACGAATTCGCACCGGGAGAGGAGATTCCTTCTTTGCTATAA
- a CDS encoding uncharacterized protein (COG:U;~EggNog:ENOG410QDX6;~InterPro:IPR020846,IPR011701,IPR036259;~PFAM:PF07690;~TransMembrane:12 (i62-81o93-115i127-147o153-174i186-211o217-236i298-315o335-356i397-415o427-448i460-478o484-503i);~go_function: GO:0022857 - transmembrane transporter activity [Evidence IEA];~go_process: GO:0055085 - transmembrane transport [Evidence IEA]): MTASKDLENAVVTENPVKKPPNVLSREVEPLATPTSASLTLESQLVSPPPYHVFSRTRKLQIVYIVSAAAIFSPLSSNIYFPALGAISKSIGVSMSLVTLTVTVYMIVQGLAPSFWGSLSDVLGRRLIFIGTLIVYIIANIALGVSSNYGELMAFRALQAAGSAATISIGAGVIGDITTSAERGSLVGVFGGVRMLGQGIGPVIGGILSQYLGFRSIFWFLAIVSGLSLLSIIIFLPETLRPIAGDGTVVLHGYNKPLIYYLTGQKDALDGALPTTKRAKVTVGTIFAPLTFLGEKDVFITLFFGSIVYTVWSMVTSSTSDLFESSYGLNTLQVGLTFLGNGFGCMSGSYTIGYLMDYNHKLTEREYAVKYNIPTDCQISLKTHPDFPIEYARMRNTWWIVTVFIMCTAVYGVSLRTHLAVPVILQYIIAYCATAVFTINSALVIDLYPGASASATAVNNLMRCLVGAAGVAVVQPIIEAISATWTFVLLAGITLCMVPLLVIEMKWGAGWRLERAERLNANVN, translated from the exons ATGACTGCCTCTAAAGATCTCGAGAACGCTGTCGTAACTGAGAATCCGGTTAAAAAGCCTCCCAACGTCTTATCCCGAGAGGTTGAACCACTCGCAACACCAACATCAGCTTCTCTCACCCTCGAAAGCCAACTGGTTTCACCACCTCCGTACCATGTGTTTTCTCGTACTCGCAAATTGCAGATCGTGTACATCGTCTcggcagctgcaatattctctcctctctcttcaAACATATACTTTCCAGCATTGGGGGCTATCTCAAAG AGCATTGGCGTGTCCATGTCCCTAGTTACCTTGACGGTTACCGTGTACATGATAGTCCAAGGACTTGCCCCGAGTTTCTGGGGTTCGTTGTCGGATGTGCTTGGTCGGCGCCTGATTTTCATAGGAACTTTGATCGTCTATATCATTGCGAACATCGCGCTGGGCGTCTCGTCAAACTATGGAGAGCTCATGGCTTTTCGGGCTTTGCAGGCCGCCGGCAGTGCGGCAACCATTTCAATCG GGGCCGGTGTAATTGGCGATATTACCACGTCAGCCGAAAGAGGCAGTCTTGTTGGAGTATTCGGCGGAG TCCGCATGTTGGGACAAGGAATTGGTCCTGTCATTGGTGGAATCCTGTCACAGTATCTGGGATTCAGGTCGATCTTCTGGTTCTTAGCCATCGTTTCTGGATTGAGTCTTTTATCGATAATCATCTTTCTCCCCGAAACTCTACGTCCAATCGCTGGAGATGGTACGGTTGTTCTCCATGGCTACAACAAGCCTCTCATCTACTATTTGACAGGACAGAAAGACGCGCTCGATGGTGCACTTCCCACAACAAAGAGGGCCAAAGTTACCGTTGGCACCATTTTCGCTCCTCTGACCTTCCTTGGCGAGAAGGATGTTTTCATCACTCTCTTTTTCGGCAGTATTGTGTACACTGTCTGGTCGATGGTGACGTCTTCTACCTCAGATCTGTTTGAGTCATCATATGGACTCAATACACTGCAGGTCGGACTGACCTTTCTCGGAAACG GCTTTGGCTGCATGTCTGGGTCATATACCATCGGCTACTTAATGGATTACAACCATAAGTTGACAGAGCGCGAATACGCTGTTAAGTATAATATCCCCACCGATTGTCAAATTAGCCTGAAGACTCACCCTGACTTTCCCATTGAATACGCTCGCATGCGCAACACATGGTGGATCGTTACAGTGTTCATTATGTGTACCGCTGTCTATGGTGTCTCCCTTCGCACGCATCTTGCCGTGCCTGTTATCTTACAgtacatcattgcatactgTGCCACAGCTGTGTTTACAATCAACAGCGCCCTGGTCATTGATCTTTATCCTGGAGCCAGTGCTAGTGCAACAGCTGTCAACAATCTGATGCGTTGTCTTGTTGGAGCTGCAGGTGTCGCTGTCGTGCAGCCCATCATCGAGGCCATCTCTGCTACGTGGACATTTGTCTTGCTCGCCGGTATTACGCTATGCATGGTGCCCTTGTTGGTTATTGAGATGAAATGGGGAGCCGGTTGGCGTCTTGAACGTGCAGAGCGACTGAACGCCAATGTGAATTAA
- a CDS encoding uncharacterized protein (COG:S;~EggNog:ENOG410PYR8), translated as MAKFLENSRWYQAYKELASQGKLQLPEYEQNENGEFLVKPGELFCRYPDCDKRTTEFSKTVNLRWHLKHHRDVQIANSGTGRFKQVEKDMTNAWYKELVESNQIMDESKDEEQSKEDDQEHQKPYVPWRKDLMDINRIKVRAIAKALGVFPCDACQEAGISCLSDMNICTIVMHHFDLRSPEELEQMGLNATNPN; from the exons ATGGCGAAATTCTTGGAAAACAGCCGGTGGTACCAGGCATACAAGGAGCTAGCCTCTCAGGGCAAGCTCCAGCTGCCAGAATATGAACAA AATGAAAATGGGGAGTTTCTGGTGAAACCAGGCGAGTTGTTTTGTCGTTACCCAGACTGTGATAAGCGAACT ACAGAATTCTCAAAAACAGTTAATCTTCGCTGGCACCTCAAACACCATCGAGATGTTCAAATTGCAAATAGTGGCACTGGTCGCTTTAAGCAAGTGGAAAAAGATATGACAAATG CCTGGTATAAAGAACTTGTGGAGAGCAACCAAATCATGGATGAGAGTAAGGATGAAGAGCAGTCCAAGGAGGACGACCAAGAGCATCAAAAGCCATATGTGCCATGGAGAAAGGATCTGATGGAT ATCAATCGCATCAAAGTCCGAGCAATTGCTAAGGCTCTTGGGGTGTTTCCTTGTGATGCATGTCAAGAAGCTGGTATTA GTTGCCTCTCAGACATGAACATATGCACTATCGTTATGCATCATTTTGATCTTAGAAGTCCTGAGGAACTTGAACAGATGGGTCTCAATGCTACTAATCCAAACTGA
- a CDS encoding SRPBCC family protein (COG:S;~EggNog:ENOG410Q2F8;~InterPro:IPR023393,IPR015075;~PFAM:PF08982), with protein sequence MVVLNISYTGPVNCSDPIIPNLAQEQVWKGMEMKVRCPQAFIPSFDDSRVVEEHDNGSYVVREAHVASTLRESPSVGKWTREECRLCKPVMSYFTLPGGSTVQNILSTGPGQSLYLTFTYEWKLPDIEPESREAQKAQDDHMRIAVSSVQGTIKALRKMADEHKL encoded by the exons ATGGTAGTTCTCAACATCTCTTATACTGGGCCAGTTAACTGCTCTGATCCCATCATCCCGAACTTGGCTCAAGAACAGGTCTGGAAAGGCATGGAAATGAAGGTCCGATGCCCACAGGCTTTTATACCCTCTTTTGATGACTCGCGAgtcgttgaagaacatgatAATGGTTCCTATGTTGTGAGAGAAGCCCATGTTGCATCTACTCTTCGCGAGTCTCCCTCGGTTGGAAAATGGACCAGAGAAGAGTGCAGGCTGTGTAAGCCAGTCATG AGTTATTTCACACTACCTGGTGGATCAACAGTCCAGAATATTCTATCTACGGGACCTGGCCAAAGTCTGTATCTCACTTTTACATATGAATGGAAGCTTCCTGATATTGAGCCTGAGTCAAGAGAGGCACAAAAGGCCCAGGATGATCATATGAGAATTGCGGTATCTTCAGTCCAAGGAACTATAAAGGCGTTGAGAAAAATGGCAGACGAGCACAAGTTGTGA
- a CDS encoding uncharacterized protein (COG:Q;~EggNog:ENOG410PI0T;~InterPro:IPR013149,IPR036291;~PFAM:PF00107,PF13602;~go_process: GO:0055114 - oxidation-reduction process [Evidence IEA]) → MGVQIAKAMGLRVIGVDTGEEKERLCSQLGCEAFVDHTKVHDLPKAVHNISDERGAHGVIVTASSAAAYRVAPRMVRVGGIVVCVGMPASGMVVAGDDPMFLILNNLKVVGSLTGSRKDTADALSMAARGLLKPMYESFSIQRLPHAVDRLKRGKVRGRCVLDFNT, encoded by the coding sequence ATGGGCGTTCAAATCGCCAAAGCGATGGGGCTTCGGGTCATCGGCGTCGACACTGGCGAGGAAAAAGAGCGACTCTGTTCTCAACTGGGCTGTGAAGCGTTCGTCGACCACACCAAGGTCCACGATCTACCTAAAGCTGTGCACAACATATCAGACGAGAGGGGTGCGCACGGTGTGATAGTAACCGCATCGTCAGCCGCTGCATATCGAGTCGCGCCTCGTATGGTCCGTGTGGGTGGGATTGTGGTTTGCGTGGGGATGCCTGCCTCTGGGATGGTAGTTGCTGGTGATGATCCTATGTTTTTGATTCTGAATAACCTCAAGGTGGTTGGATCTCTGACAGGATCGCGGAAGGATACGGCTGATGCTCTGTCGATGGCTGCGCGGGGGCTGTTGAAGCCGATGTATGAGTCGTTTAGTATACAGCGACTTCCGCATGCTGTAGATCGATTGAAACGGGGGAAGGTTCGAGGGCGGTGCGTGCTGGATTTCAACACATAA
- a CDS encoding uncharacterized protein (COG:Q;~EggNog:ENOG410PI0T;~InterPro:IPR011032,IPR013154,IPR002328;~PFAM:PF08240;~go_function: GO:0008270 - zinc ion binding [Evidence IEA];~go_function: GO:0016491 - oxidoreductase activity [Evidence IEA];~go_process: GO:0055114 - oxidation-reduction process [Evidence IEA]) yields the protein MYLHAPLPELCKAGVVSNHGADFKLTVDDVPVPKPGPGQLLIKLNVTGLCYSDIHYMLEDLPLPRMGDHGVRSPGHEGAGIVVAVGSDVVGWKVGDRAGVAPTWDTCTYQEYIVSPARYTSRIPDGVDDFSAGPIMCSGSTMSRAASGPFQFNRDTIR from the exons ATGTATCTCCACGCTCCACTTCCTGAATTGTGTAAAGCTGGGGTAGTCTCGAACCATGGTGCTGATTTCAAATTAACAGTCGACGATGTCCCCGTCCCAAAACCAG GCCCCGGCCAACTCCTAATTAAACTCAACGTAACTGGACTATGCTACAGTGACATTCATTACATGCTAGAAGACCTACCCTTGCCTCGAATGGGCGACCACGGCGTGCGCTCCCCAGGACATGAAGGAGCAGGTATCGTGGTCGCTGTTGGCAGCGACGTGGTGGGGTGGAAGGTTGGTGATCGGGCGGGTGTTGCGCCTACCTGGGATACTT GTACTTATCAAGAGTATATTGTTAGCCCGGCACGATATACTAGTCGGATTCCGGACGGCGTTGACGATTTCTCTGCTGGTCCTATCATGTGCAGTGGATCTACCATGTCAAGAGCTGCAAGTGGCCCTTTTCAGTTCAACAGAGATACCATTCGCTGA
- a CDS encoding uncharacterized protein (COG:F;~EggNog:ENOG410PFNK;~InterPro:IPR011343,IPR028581,IPR002915,IPR013785;~go_component: GO:0005737 - cytoplasm [Evidence IEA];~go_function: GO:0003824 - catalytic activity [Evidence IEA];~go_function: GO:0004139 - deoxyribose-phosphate aldolase activity [Evidence IEA];~go_function: GO:0016829 - lyase activity [Evidence IEA];~go_process: GO:0009264 - deoxyribonucleotide catabolic process [Evidence IEA]), with protein MSPQKTITVSLPQLAKMIDHSFLHPTTTDADILAGLKISRERHVATACMKPYLVPLAKKELSGTDVLVCAVIGFPHGNSTTEIKVAETIAVQRLGATVSHLKRMRENSGKDVQVKTSGGVRTLDDLLHVMDLGVTRIGATATVAILDEAKRQGIGEKPVEVSFKSMKEEGRTGGY; from the exons ATGTCTCCTCAAAAGACCATCACCGTTTCCCTCCCCCAACTAGCCAAAATGATCGACCATTCCTTCCTCCACCCAACCACGACCGACGCCGATATCCTCGCCGGTCTGAAAATATCCCGCGAGCGCCACGTCGCAACGGCCTGCATGAAGCCATACCTAGTCCCGCTGGCCAAGAAGGAACTATCGGGAACTGATGTTCTCGTCTGCGCTGTTATTGGATTCCCGCATGGCAATAGTACAACAGAGATCAAGGTTGCTGAGACCATTGCTGTGCAAAGGCTG GGTGCTACTGTTAGTCATTTGAAACGTATGCGGGAGAATTCTGGGAAAGATGTCCAGGTTAAGACTTCTGGCGGTGTTCGCACGCTGGATGATTTGCTTCATGTTATGGATCTTGGAGTGACTCGCATTGGGGCTACGGCGACGGTGGCTATTCTGGATGAGGCGAAGAGACAGGGGATTGGGGAGAAGCCGGTTGAGGTGTCGTTTAAGTCGATGAAAGAAGAGGGTCGGACTGGGGGTTACTAA
- a CDS encoding uncharacterized protein (COG:K;~EggNog:ENOG410PTTM;~InterPro:IPR017970,IPR001356,IPR009057;~go_function: GO:0000981 - DNA-binding transcription factor activity, RNA polymerase II-specific [Evidence IEA];~go_function: GO:0003677 - DNA binding [Evidence IEA];~go_process: GO:0006355 - regulation of transcription, DNA-templated [Evidence IEA]) produces the protein MNYIHHPYPYTAVPMDQSMAFDPTTMPHPSMVHPMDGYLYPHPPPFEMMDFYHQPIMDYEEYAENLSRPRLTKEQVETLEAQFQAHPKPSSNTKRQLAAQTNLSLPRVANWFQNRRAKAKQQKRQEEFERMQKAKAEAEEAARAKSDPTDQKESDKTPTQEADKTSTPKQELSNETASTESVSPTTTPATTHNGSNKHNGHGYNAPLEWEAPKDNSIGWGSQESYGSQRQPFHAQEEWMGHRTSDTGSSYDAAMQYPLQPEGSLTRRTSSDELAHHLEGIDKAGKELDLAARRKRPRPAAIGTSKSHSMLSAAANMSPSSRVPGYGGPHGVRQSKSAQSLNSRYAGVRKASAAQRSPLNFSTFAEAGLNSSKADMASMLQPTVTTNALAPPTPLTPEDMHHLLPTSPSDSYCLSAQPSAQFFPTTQPMQINVASPPATPMTVDLMSSYPYQNAAPPMSAPAHYTSFPDYATSAPCETGPLTARSWSDAPTIPSPDPSYQVQPAEVSPISYNASGHAGDHAAMSPSMSLTGEEKFMIQEFPDQQEAHRFVAQQLPSQAPKQYTFTNNQTPNDF, from the exons ATGAATTACATTCACCATCCTTATCCTTATACCGCCGTCCCAATGGACCAGTCCATGGCTTTTGACCCGACGACAATGCCTCACCCATCCATGGTTCACCCCATGGATGGCTACCTCTATCCTCACCCGCCGCCGTTCGAGATGATGGACTTCTACCACCAGCCGATCATGGACTACGAGGAATACGCAGAGAACCTCTCCCGCCCTCGATTGACAAAGGAACAGGTGGAGACCCTGGAGGCTCAATTCCAGGCTCACCCTAAGCCTAGCAGCAACACCAAGCGTCAATTGGCGGCTCAGACAAACCTGAGTCTGCCTCGAGTGGCT AATTGGTTCCAAAATCGACGGGCAAAGGCCAAGCAGCAAAAGCGACAGGAGGAATTCGAGCGCATGCAAAAGGCCAAGGCTGAAGCTGAGGAGGCTGCGCGGGCCAAGTCGGACCCCACGGATCAGAAGGAAAGCGACAAGACCCCGACACAGGAGGCGGACAAGACCTCGACCCCCAAGCAAGAACTTTCAAATGAAACTGCTTCAACTG AATCCGTTTCTCCCACCACGACTCCCGCCACGACGCACAACGGCAGCAACAAGCACAACGGCCACGGATACAATGCACCGCTGGAATGGGAAGCTCCCAAGGATAATTCGATCGGGTGGGGCTCTCAGGAGTCATATGG CTCGCAACGCCAGCCATTCCACGCACAAGAAGAATGGATGGGTCATCGCACATCTGATACTGGGTCATCATACGATGCCGCCATGCAATATCCCTTACAGCCAGAGGGTTCGCTGACAAGGCGAACCTCGTCTGATGAGCTTGCCCACCACCTGGAAGGCATTG ACAAAGCTGGCAAGGAACTCGACCTGGCTGCCCGGAGAAAGAGGCCAAGGCCCGCTGCGATCGGAACCTCGAAATCTCACTCCATGCTGTCAGCAGCTGCAAACATGTCGCCTAGCTCCCGGGTGCCAGGCTATGGTGGTCCTCACGGTGTCAGACAATCCAAGTCGGCCCAGTCTCTCAACTCGCGGTATGCGGGAGTGCGGAAGGCGTCTGCTGCTCAGCGATCGCCTCTCAACTTCTCGACATTTGCTGAAGCTGGTTTGAACTCGTCCAAGGCAGACATGGCGTCTATGCTGCAGCCCACGGTCACTACCAACGCTCTGGCTCCTCCGACGCCATTGACTCCGGAAGACATGCATCACTTGCTTCCGACATCGCCTAGCGACAGCTACTGCCTGTCTGCGCAGCCATCTGCCCAGTTCTTCCCGACCACGCAGCCCATGCAGATCAATGTTGCATCCCCCCCAGCTACGCCCATGACCGTGGATCTGATGTCGTCGTATCCGTATCAAAATGCTGCTCCTCCTATGTCCGCTCCCGCCCACTACACGAGCTTCCCTGACTATGCCACTTCGGCCCCTTGCGAAACTGGTCCTCTGACTGCCCGCAGCTGGAGTGACGCGCCTACCATTCCCTCGCCCGATCCTTCCTACCAGGTGCAGCCCGCGGAAGTCTCCCCGATTTCTTACAATGCAAGCGGACATGCTGGCGACCATGCAGCCATGTCTCCTTCGATGTCCTTGACTGGAGAGGAGAAGTTCATGATTCAGGAGTTCCCTGACCAGCAGGAGGCTCACCGATTCGTTGCTCAGCAGCTTCCCTCGCAAGCACCGAAGCAATACACTTTTACGAACAACCAAACGCCGAACGACTTTTGA
- a CDS encoding uncharacterized protein (COG:S;~EggNog:ENOG410PZVK) gives MSSSTLSAKKKSYSSVKKNNLRRRIEEEGFIMTFPCTRCARLGKSCVKSEGSNRCSECVKASNCRCEESEASFSDAEWRRLVRAQQKLEDEEERANEEMATILARLNRYKKQKKLLHRRAGDFIARDIKEIEELEKLEEQERKEREEQEKFQEQGKDAEVEAQLAAMPNNPSLTQMMDSPSFWENFDSIVAGGIPSPTGGNQSSSQ, from the coding sequence ATGTCTTCCAGTACTCTTTCtgcaaagaagaaatctTATTCTTCTGTGAAAAAGAATAACCTCCGTCGTCGGATTGAAGAGGAAGGTTTCATTATGACTTTTCCCTGTACTCGTTGCGCCCGACTGGGAAAATCTTGTGTCAAGTCGGAAGGCTCAAATCGTTGTAGCGAGTGTGTGAAGGCGTCAAATTGTCGTTGTGAGGAATCTGAAGCCTCTTTTTCTGATGCCGAATGGCGTCGCTTGGTTCGGGCTCAACAGAAAttggaagatgaggaagagcGTGCAAATGAGGAAATGGCTACAATATTAGCCCGGTTGAATCGGtacaagaagcaaaagaagcttCTTCATAGGCGTGCTGGAGATTTTATTGCTCGAGATATCAAAGAAATTGAAGAGTTGGAGAAATTGGAAGAGCAAGAACGAAAAGAGCGTGAAGAGCAAGAAAAGTTCCAAGAACAAGGAAAGGATGCTGAGGTTGAAGCTCAGCTCGCTGCAATGCCAAACAATCCTAGTTTGACTCAGATGATggattctccttccttctgggagaatttcGATTCGAtcgtcgctggtggtattccttcaccaactggtggcaaccagtcaagttcgcaatag